Genomic segment of Oncorhynchus tshawytscha isolate Ot180627B linkage group LG13, Otsh_v2.0, whole genome shotgun sequence:
ATCCTAGCTCAGGACTGTGAACGAGAACGGGAGCGAGAACGAGATGCGGAGCGAGATTTGGAGCGAGACTCTGAGCGGGAGACTGAGGGGGAACGGGAGCGGGCTTTGgccagggagggagatggagatttGGACTTTGACTTGGATTTAGGTTTGGATTCAGTGGGCGTATGGGAGCGAGAGCGGGGAGCCCCCTTCTCGGCTGCAGCTGCCTCGTTGTCGCTCTTGGCCGGCTCACGGCTCTTGGAGCCTGACTTCCTGGAGCGATCCTTGGCTGCTGATCTAGAGCGAGAGCGGGAACGAGACCTGGACTCATCCTTCCTGCTCTTCTTCCCTTCTTTCTTGCTGCTCTTTTTGCTCTTACTGCGGCTCTTACTGCGGCTCTTACTGCGGCTCTTACTGCGGCTCTTACTGCGGCTCTTACTGCGGCTCTTACTGCGGCTCTTACTGCGGCCCACATCCTTGGCCTTGTGTGCACCGTTGGTGCGCTCCTCCTCTCTGCGGCCCTTGGTCTTGTCCTTGTCCTTCTTGCTGTGGGAGCGACTACGTGAGCGGGAGGCAGCACCCCTGGGGAACAGGAAGGAGCAGACAGACAACCAGTCAACTAAAATGTAATTGAACTACAGCCATGTAAAAATGGCCAACACCCCTAGCAATAGCTGGTCATGACATCTGCTAGGACATCTGGGTAGCAAGAAAAAAAAGGGGGAGCAAAGTCCACATTGGAGTCAAGAGCTCTGGGTAAAGTGGACATTTACTACACAGTGATTTGAGATATGGGTGATGTCCCACAGAAAACGACTAAGTACAGTCGCAGTAGATAAGGGCAGAAGTAGAGAGtaataaatggcaccctattccctatataatgcactaatTTTAACCTAAgccccagtcaaaagtagtgcactgcatagggaatatggttctacTTGGGACACATTAAAGAGGTCAGGGGTCACCCATGAGTTAAACGTTGCCTGCGCTCTGGGACTCACCTGGAGCGGGAGCGACTGCTGCTGTCACTGCGGCTGCGGCTCTTACGGGACCTGCGGCTCCTGGAGCGAGacctggagacagagggaggtgaaCAGAAGTTAAAGGTAAGCCATGTGCACGAAAGATGCTTGAGGGGTTAGGGTGAAGTGCAGTCAAATGGAAGTGTAAACCTTAAAATTGTGAACTGATGGGAAAAGCAGTGCATTGAGGGGGAGGGAGCACAACTGAAGAAACTAGTCCTTTGTTTTAATGCATGCATTTTGCTCAGTCGCTGATTAAAGATGGTCCATTGAATAACTACTCGTTATGATTTGCAGCTCGGTCTCATATACAGTGGAAATCCCATCCTCTTCTAGAAGACCTACTCCGTGTTGGACACGACCAATTAGGctttgtttacacaggcagccaattctgatattttgtccAATTATGGGTAACAGATCCGATTGGTCAAACGACTAATtagtggcaaaaaaaaaaaagtaattgtgAATTCAGCCTTAGTCACTGATCACCTTGCACCAAAAACAACTATGAGACTTGTAAATGATAATACTGATTTAGCTACCTGGAGCGGCTGCGAGAGTAAGAGCGCTTGTAAACAATAATACTGATTTAGCTACCTGGAGCGGCTGCGAGAGTAAGAGCGCTTGCTGCGCTTGGCCCCGGGGCGGTCCTCAATCAGCCGGATCTTCCTGCCGTTCACCTCTGTGCCGTCCAGCTTCTCCAGGGCTCTCTTCATGTCAGAGTACAGCCTGAACTCTATCACTCCCTCGTTCCTGCGTCCTTTATTGGTGTCAGCATACGTCACCTCACCCGCCTGCCTCATGTAGTCCTGGTGAAGGAAGGGAAAGGGTTGGGATTTGGCCAGCAAATCACAAAGATATTAATGAATTAATAAATATAGgtcattttatatttatatatttattttacataCACGTTTCATGTTATATATGTATTTTGTGAACGGCTAGAAATTTCTGATTTATGCGGCGCCATCTAAAGTTAGTTCAAGCATGACAATTATGAGCATTTAATTCAATGACGAAGGTGCACAAAGATGGCGGATTTCAGCTATGACGTCATTGTTTAAGCACTACCcacagagcaaaaataaataaatacatctcaCGACATGGTAAAACGTCTACAATCTGCTGTCGTTTCGTGTTTTCCAAATTGCCGCCATCTTGGGTTCATGTATACCGTGACAATGAACATATAAAAACAAGCGCCACGGAGAGCAGTGCGATAGCGAGAACACAGTAAACTAGGCAAGTGTGGTAAGTGCATGGGGACCTCCATCTTTAT
This window contains:
- the LOC112264317 gene encoding serine/arginine-rich splicing factor 4, which produces MSRVYIGRLSYRAREKDVEKFFKGYGKILEVDLKNGYGFVEFDDPRDADDAVYDLNGKDLCGERVIVEHTKGPRRDGSYGSGGGGGGGGGGGGGGGGGGGGGGRSGGGYGRGGRDRYGPPARTDYRLIVENLSSRCSWQDLKDYMRQAGEVTYADTNKGRRNEGVIEFRLYSDMKRALEKLDGTEVNGRKIRLIEDRPGAKRSKRSYSRSRSRSRSRSRRSRKSRSRSDSSSRSRSRGAASRSRSRSHSKKDKDKTKGRREEERTNGAHKAKDVGRSKSRSKSRSKSRSKSRSKSRSKSRSKSRSKSKKSSKKEGKKSRKDESRSRSRSRSRSAAKDRSRKSGSKSREPAKSDNEAAAAEKGAPRSRSHTPTESKPKSKSKSKSPSPSLAKARSRSPSVSRSESRSKSRSASRSRSRSRSQS